In Phacochoerus africanus isolate WHEZ1 chromosome 14, ROS_Pafr_v1, whole genome shotgun sequence, one genomic interval encodes:
- the NDEL1 gene encoding nuclear distribution protein nudE-like 1 isoform X1: MDGEDIPDFSSLKEETAYWKELSLKYKQSFQEARDELVEFQEGSRELEAELEAQLVQAEQRNRDLQADNQRLKYEVEALKEKLEHQYAQSYKQVSVLEDDLSQTRAIKEQLHKYVRELEQANDDLERAKRATIVSLEDFEQRLNQAIERNAFLESELDEKESLLVSVQRLKDEARDLRQELAVRERQQEVTRKSAPSSPTLDCEKMDSAVQASLSLPATPVGKGTENSFPSPKAIPNGFGTSPLTPSARISALNIVGDLLRKVGALESKLAACRNFAKDQASRKSYISGNVNCGVMNSNGTKFSRSGHTSFFDKGPASFLGRYSFGVEENRMVYVRIPQQTLCLKGFENDKNGSIRAVNGFDPAPPPPGLGSSRPSSAPGMLPLSV, encoded by the exons CTTCCAGGAAGCTCGGGATGAGCTAGTCGAATtccaggaaggaagcagagaattAGAAGCAGAGTTGGAGGCACAATTAGTACAggctgaacaaagaaatagagacTTGCAAGCTGATAACCAAAGACTGAAGTATGAAGTGGAAGCATTAAAG GAGAAATTAGAACATCAATATGCACAGAGCTACAAGCAGGTCTCCGTATTAGAAGATGATTTAAGCCAGACTCGGGCCATTAAGGAGCAGTTGCATAAGTATGTGAGAGAGCTGGAGCAGGCCAACGATGACCTGGAGCGGGCGAAAAG ggcaacgaTAGTTTCACTGGAAGACTTTGAACAAAGGCTAAATCAGGCCATTGAACGAAATGCATTTTTAGAAAGTGAACTTGATGAAAAGGAATCTTTGTTGGTCTCTGTACAGAGATTAAAGGATGAAGCAAGAG ATTTAAGACAAGAACTAGCTGTTCGGGAAAGACAACAGGAAGTAACCAGAAAATCGGCTCCTAGTTCTCCAACTCTAGACTGTGAAAAGATGGATTCTGCTGTCCAAGCGTCACTTTCTTTGCCAGCTACTCCTGTTGGCAAAGGAACGGAGAACAGTTTTCCGTCACCAAAAG CTATACCAAACGGTTTTGGCACCAGTCCGCTGACTCCTTCAGCGAGGATATCGGCACTGAACATCGTGGGGGATCTCTTACGGAAAGTGGGG GCTTTAGAATCCAAATTAGCAGCTTGCAGGAATTTTGCAAAGGACCAAGCATCACGAAAATCCTATATTTCAGGGAATGTTAACTGTGGGGTGATGAATAGCAACGGCACGAAGTTCTCTCGATCAGGGCACACGTCTTTCTTTGACAAAGG GCCAGCAAGCTTTCTTGGCAGATACTCGTTCGGAGTGGAGGAGAACAGGATGGTATACGTGCGAATTCCTCAGCAGACCCTCTGTCTGAAGGGTTTCGAAAACGATAAAAATGGCTCGATCAG GGCAGTAAACGGCTTtgacccagctcctcctcctcctggtctgGGCTCCTCGCGCCCGTCGTCGGCACCGGGTATGCTGCCTCTCAGTGTGTGA
- the NDEL1 gene encoding nuclear distribution protein nudE-like 1 isoform X4 yields MDGEDIPDFSSLKEETAYWKELSLKYKQSFQEARDELVEFQEGSRELEAELEAQLVQAEQRNRDLQADNQRLKYEVEALKEKLEHQYAQSYKQVSVLEDDLSQTRAIKEQLHKYVRELEQANDDLERAKRATIVSLEDFEQRLNQAIERNAFLESELDEKESLLVSVQRLKDEARDLRQELAVRERQQEVTRKSAPSSPTLDCEKMDSAVQASLSLPATPVGKGTENSFPSPKAIPNGFGTSPLTPSARISALNIVGDLLRKVGALESKLAACRNFAKDQASRKSYISGNVNCGVMNSNGTKFSRSGHTSFFDKGAVNGFDPAPPPPGLGSSRPSSAPGMLPLSV; encoded by the exons CTTCCAGGAAGCTCGGGATGAGCTAGTCGAATtccaggaaggaagcagagaattAGAAGCAGAGTTGGAGGCACAATTAGTACAggctgaacaaagaaatagagacTTGCAAGCTGATAACCAAAGACTGAAGTATGAAGTGGAAGCATTAAAG GAGAAATTAGAACATCAATATGCACAGAGCTACAAGCAGGTCTCCGTATTAGAAGATGATTTAAGCCAGACTCGGGCCATTAAGGAGCAGTTGCATAAGTATGTGAGAGAGCTGGAGCAGGCCAACGATGACCTGGAGCGGGCGAAAAG ggcaacgaTAGTTTCACTGGAAGACTTTGAACAAAGGCTAAATCAGGCCATTGAACGAAATGCATTTTTAGAAAGTGAACTTGATGAAAAGGAATCTTTGTTGGTCTCTGTACAGAGATTAAAGGATGAAGCAAGAG ATTTAAGACAAGAACTAGCTGTTCGGGAAAGACAACAGGAAGTAACCAGAAAATCGGCTCCTAGTTCTCCAACTCTAGACTGTGAAAAGATGGATTCTGCTGTCCAAGCGTCACTTTCTTTGCCAGCTACTCCTGTTGGCAAAGGAACGGAGAACAGTTTTCCGTCACCAAAAG CTATACCAAACGGTTTTGGCACCAGTCCGCTGACTCCTTCAGCGAGGATATCGGCACTGAACATCGTGGGGGATCTCTTACGGAAAGTGGGG GCTTTAGAATCCAAATTAGCAGCTTGCAGGAATTTTGCAAAGGACCAAGCATCACGAAAATCCTATATTTCAGGGAATGTTAACTGTGGGGTGATGAATAGCAACGGCACGAAGTTCTCTCGATCAGGGCACACGTCTTTCTTTGACAAAGG GGCAGTAAACGGCTTtgacccagctcctcctcctcctggtctgGGCTCCTCGCGCCCGTCGTCGGCACCGGGTATGCTGCCTCTCAGTGTGTGA
- the NDEL1 gene encoding nuclear distribution protein nudE-like 1 isoform X2 has translation MDGEDIPDFSSLKEETAYWKELSLKYKQSFQEARDELVEFQEGSRELEAELEAQLVQAEQRNRDLQADNQRLKYEVEALKEKLEHQYAQSYKQVSVLEDDLSQTRAIKEQLHKYVRELEQANDDLERAKRATIVSLEDFEQRLNQAIERNAFLESELDEKESLLVSVQRLKDEARDLRQELAVRERQQEVTRKSAPSSPTLDCEKMDSAVQASLSLPATPVGKGTENSFPSPKAIPNGFGTSPLTPSARISALNIVGDLLRKVGALESKLAACRNFAKDQASRKSYISGNVNCGVMNSNGTKFSRSGHTSFFDKGPASFLGRYSFGVEENRMVYVRIPQQTLCLKGFENDKNGSIRQEKVIFPTLFMGQ, from the exons CTTCCAGGAAGCTCGGGATGAGCTAGTCGAATtccaggaaggaagcagagaattAGAAGCAGAGTTGGAGGCACAATTAGTACAggctgaacaaagaaatagagacTTGCAAGCTGATAACCAAAGACTGAAGTATGAAGTGGAAGCATTAAAG GAGAAATTAGAACATCAATATGCACAGAGCTACAAGCAGGTCTCCGTATTAGAAGATGATTTAAGCCAGACTCGGGCCATTAAGGAGCAGTTGCATAAGTATGTGAGAGAGCTGGAGCAGGCCAACGATGACCTGGAGCGGGCGAAAAG ggcaacgaTAGTTTCACTGGAAGACTTTGAACAAAGGCTAAATCAGGCCATTGAACGAAATGCATTTTTAGAAAGTGAACTTGATGAAAAGGAATCTTTGTTGGTCTCTGTACAGAGATTAAAGGATGAAGCAAGAG ATTTAAGACAAGAACTAGCTGTTCGGGAAAGACAACAGGAAGTAACCAGAAAATCGGCTCCTAGTTCTCCAACTCTAGACTGTGAAAAGATGGATTCTGCTGTCCAAGCGTCACTTTCTTTGCCAGCTACTCCTGTTGGCAAAGGAACGGAGAACAGTTTTCCGTCACCAAAAG CTATACCAAACGGTTTTGGCACCAGTCCGCTGACTCCTTCAGCGAGGATATCGGCACTGAACATCGTGGGGGATCTCTTACGGAAAGTGGGG GCTTTAGAATCCAAATTAGCAGCTTGCAGGAATTTTGCAAAGGACCAAGCATCACGAAAATCCTATATTTCAGGGAATGTTAACTGTGGGGTGATGAATAGCAACGGCACGAAGTTCTCTCGATCAGGGCACACGTCTTTCTTTGACAAAGG GCCAGCAAGCTTTCTTGGCAGATACTCGTTCGGAGTGGAGGAGAACAGGATGGTATACGTGCGAATTCCTCAGCAGACCCTCTGTCTGAAGGGTTTCGAAAACGATAAAAATGGCTCGATCAG gcaagaaaaagtcATATTTCCCACGTTGTTCATGG GGCAGTAA
- the NDEL1 gene encoding nuclear distribution protein nudE-like 1 isoform X7, which translates to MDGEDIPDFSSLKEETAYWKELSLKYKQSFQEARDELVEFQEGSRELEAELEAQLVQAEQRNRDLQADNQRLKYEVEALKEKLEHQYAQSYKQVSVLEDDLSQTRAIKEQLHKYVRELEQANDDLERAKRATIVSLEDFEQRLNQAIERNAFLESELDEKESLLVSVQRLKDEARDLRQELAVRERQQEVTRKSAPSSPTLDCEKMDSAVQASLSLPATPVGKGTENSFPSPKAIPNGFGTSPLTPSARISALNIVGDLLRKVGALESKLAACRNFAKDQASRKSYISGNVNCGVMNSNGTKFSRSGHTSFFDKG; encoded by the exons CTTCCAGGAAGCTCGGGATGAGCTAGTCGAATtccaggaaggaagcagagaattAGAAGCAGAGTTGGAGGCACAATTAGTACAggctgaacaaagaaatagagacTTGCAAGCTGATAACCAAAGACTGAAGTATGAAGTGGAAGCATTAAAG GAGAAATTAGAACATCAATATGCACAGAGCTACAAGCAGGTCTCCGTATTAGAAGATGATTTAAGCCAGACTCGGGCCATTAAGGAGCAGTTGCATAAGTATGTGAGAGAGCTGGAGCAGGCCAACGATGACCTGGAGCGGGCGAAAAG ggcaacgaTAGTTTCACTGGAAGACTTTGAACAAAGGCTAAATCAGGCCATTGAACGAAATGCATTTTTAGAAAGTGAACTTGATGAAAAGGAATCTTTGTTGGTCTCTGTACAGAGATTAAAGGATGAAGCAAGAG ATTTAAGACAAGAACTAGCTGTTCGGGAAAGACAACAGGAAGTAACCAGAAAATCGGCTCCTAGTTCTCCAACTCTAGACTGTGAAAAGATGGATTCTGCTGTCCAAGCGTCACTTTCTTTGCCAGCTACTCCTGTTGGCAAAGGAACGGAGAACAGTTTTCCGTCACCAAAAG CTATACCAAACGGTTTTGGCACCAGTCCGCTGACTCCTTCAGCGAGGATATCGGCACTGAACATCGTGGGGGATCTCTTACGGAAAGTGGGG GCTTTAGAATCCAAATTAGCAGCTTGCAGGAATTTTGCAAAGGACCAAGCATCACGAAAATCCTATATTTCAGGGAATGTTAACTGTGGGGTGATGAATAGCAACGGCACGAAGTTCTCTCGATCAGGGCACACGTCTTTCTTTGACAAAGGGTAA
- the NDEL1 gene encoding nuclear distribution protein nudE-like 1 isoform X5, translated as MDGEDIPDFSSLKEETAYWKELSLKYKQSFQEARDELVEFQEGSRELEAELEAQLVQAEQRNRDLQADNQRLKYEVEALKEKLEHQYAQSYKQVSVLEDDLSQTRAIKEQLHKYVRELEQANDDLERAKRATIVSLEDFEQRLNQAIERNAFLESELDEKESLLVSVQRLKDEARDLRQELAVRERQQEVTRKSAPSSPTLDCEKMDSAVQASLSLPATPVGKGTENSFPSPKAIPNGFGTSPLTPSARISALNIVGDLLRKVGALESKLAACRNFAKDQASRKSYISGNVNCGVMNSNGTKFSRSGHTSFFDKGQEKVIFPTLFMGQ; from the exons CTTCCAGGAAGCTCGGGATGAGCTAGTCGAATtccaggaaggaagcagagaattAGAAGCAGAGTTGGAGGCACAATTAGTACAggctgaacaaagaaatagagacTTGCAAGCTGATAACCAAAGACTGAAGTATGAAGTGGAAGCATTAAAG GAGAAATTAGAACATCAATATGCACAGAGCTACAAGCAGGTCTCCGTATTAGAAGATGATTTAAGCCAGACTCGGGCCATTAAGGAGCAGTTGCATAAGTATGTGAGAGAGCTGGAGCAGGCCAACGATGACCTGGAGCGGGCGAAAAG ggcaacgaTAGTTTCACTGGAAGACTTTGAACAAAGGCTAAATCAGGCCATTGAACGAAATGCATTTTTAGAAAGTGAACTTGATGAAAAGGAATCTTTGTTGGTCTCTGTACAGAGATTAAAGGATGAAGCAAGAG ATTTAAGACAAGAACTAGCTGTTCGGGAAAGACAACAGGAAGTAACCAGAAAATCGGCTCCTAGTTCTCCAACTCTAGACTGTGAAAAGATGGATTCTGCTGTCCAAGCGTCACTTTCTTTGCCAGCTACTCCTGTTGGCAAAGGAACGGAGAACAGTTTTCCGTCACCAAAAG CTATACCAAACGGTTTTGGCACCAGTCCGCTGACTCCTTCAGCGAGGATATCGGCACTGAACATCGTGGGGGATCTCTTACGGAAAGTGGGG GCTTTAGAATCCAAATTAGCAGCTTGCAGGAATTTTGCAAAGGACCAAGCATCACGAAAATCCTATATTTCAGGGAATGTTAACTGTGGGGTGATGAATAGCAACGGCACGAAGTTCTCTCGATCAGGGCACACGTCTTTCTTTGACAAAGG gcaagaaaaagtcATATTTCCCACGTTGTTCATGG GGCAGTAA
- the NDEL1 gene encoding nuclear distribution protein nudE-like 1 isoform X6, with product MDGEDIPDFSSLKEETAYWKELSLKYKQSFQEARDELVEFQEGSRELEAELEAQLVQAEQRNRDLQADNQRLKYEVEALKEKLEHQYAQSYKQVSVLEDDLSQTRAIKEQLHKYVRELEQANDDLERAKRATIVSLEDFEQRLNQAIERNAFLESELDEKESLLVSVQRLKDEARDLRQELAVRERQQEVTRKSAPSSPTLDCEKMDSAVQASLSLPATPVGKGTENSFPSPKAIPNGFGTSPLTPSARISALNIVGDLLRKVGALESKLAACRNFAKDQASRKSYISGNVNCGVMNSNGTKFSRSGHTSFFDKGSQGT from the exons CTTCCAGGAAGCTCGGGATGAGCTAGTCGAATtccaggaaggaagcagagaattAGAAGCAGAGTTGGAGGCACAATTAGTACAggctgaacaaagaaatagagacTTGCAAGCTGATAACCAAAGACTGAAGTATGAAGTGGAAGCATTAAAG GAGAAATTAGAACATCAATATGCACAGAGCTACAAGCAGGTCTCCGTATTAGAAGATGATTTAAGCCAGACTCGGGCCATTAAGGAGCAGTTGCATAAGTATGTGAGAGAGCTGGAGCAGGCCAACGATGACCTGGAGCGGGCGAAAAG ggcaacgaTAGTTTCACTGGAAGACTTTGAACAAAGGCTAAATCAGGCCATTGAACGAAATGCATTTTTAGAAAGTGAACTTGATGAAAAGGAATCTTTGTTGGTCTCTGTACAGAGATTAAAGGATGAAGCAAGAG ATTTAAGACAAGAACTAGCTGTTCGGGAAAGACAACAGGAAGTAACCAGAAAATCGGCTCCTAGTTCTCCAACTCTAGACTGTGAAAAGATGGATTCTGCTGTCCAAGCGTCACTTTCTTTGCCAGCTACTCCTGTTGGCAAAGGAACGGAGAACAGTTTTCCGTCACCAAAAG CTATACCAAACGGTTTTGGCACCAGTCCGCTGACTCCTTCAGCGAGGATATCGGCACTGAACATCGTGGGGGATCTCTTACGGAAAGTGGGG GCTTTAGAATCCAAATTAGCAGCTTGCAGGAATTTTGCAAAGGACCAAGCATCACGAAAATCCTATATTTCAGGGAATGTTAACTGTGGGGTGATGAATAGCAACGGCACGAAGTTCTCTCGATCAGGGCACACGTCTTTCTTTGACAAAGG CTCTCAGGGGACGTGA